The Micromonospora sediminicola genome contains a region encoding:
- the dapB gene encoding 4-hydroxy-tetrahydrodipicolinate reductase, whose product MTDVREKGPAEAARVGVLGARGRMGMEVCKAVDSAPDLDLVAAVDQGDDLIAVADAGAGVVVDFTTPDAVMDNLRFCVERGIHAVVGTTGFTEQRLAQVRDWLADRPGVGVVIAPNFGIGAVLMMQFAARAARHFESVEIVEQHHPRKLDAPSGTATHTARLIAAARAEAGLGPAPDATRDEVAGARGADIDGVRVHAVRATGLVAHQEVLFGTTGETLTIRHDSYDRASFMPGVLLAVREVVRRPGLTVGLDALLD is encoded by the coding sequence GTGACTGACGTGCGGGAGAAGGGCCCGGCCGAGGCGGCCCGGGTCGGCGTGCTGGGTGCCCGGGGCCGGATGGGCATGGAGGTCTGCAAGGCGGTCGACTCCGCCCCCGACCTGGACCTGGTCGCGGCCGTCGACCAGGGTGACGACCTGATCGCGGTCGCGGACGCCGGGGCCGGGGTGGTCGTCGACTTCACCACCCCCGACGCGGTCATGGACAACCTGCGCTTCTGCGTCGAGCGCGGCATCCACGCCGTGGTCGGCACCACCGGCTTCACCGAGCAGCGCCTGGCGCAGGTGCGCGACTGGCTCGCCGACCGGCCCGGGGTGGGCGTGGTGATCGCCCCGAACTTCGGCATCGGCGCGGTCCTGATGATGCAGTTCGCGGCGCGCGCCGCCCGGCACTTCGAGTCGGTCGAGATCGTCGAGCAGCACCACCCGCGCAAGCTGGACGCGCCCAGCGGCACCGCCACCCACACCGCCCGGCTGATCGCGGCGGCCCGCGCCGAGGCCGGCCTCGGCCCGGCCCCGGACGCCACCCGCGACGAGGTGGCCGGGGCCCGCGGCGCCGACATCGACGGGGTACGCGTCCACGCGGTCCGCGCCACCGGCCTGGTCGCCCACCAGGAGGTGCTGTTCGGCACCACCGGGGAGACGCTGACCATCCGGCACGACTCGTACGACCGGGCCTCGTTCATGCCCGGCGTGCTGCTGGCCGTACGCGAGGTGGTCCGCCGGCCGGGCCTCACCGTCGGCCTGGACGCCCTGCTGGACTGA
- a CDS encoding M16 family metallopeptidase produces the protein MSSSSPAPGRAVTRTLSDDPLGGTVRRTVLPSGLRVLTEAIPAMRSVSFGIWVAVGSRDETGPQAGAAHFLEHLLFKGTRKRTALEISSEIEAVGGETNAFTTKEYTCYYARVLDEDLPLAIDVMCDAVADSVLAEPDVETERGVILEEIAMHDDEPGDEVHDLFARAIYGDHPLGRLISGTEETVTPMTRRQIQGFYRKRYVPPQIVIAAAGNLDHAAVVKLVRQALRDTPLDTDPAAPATHRSTSPAVRTKPATTLVEPKETEQAHVILGCPAIDRTDDRRFALGVLNNVLGGGMSSRLFQEIREQRGLAYSVYSYASQYADSGVFAVYAGCAPGKVDEVLDLTRAELARVAAEGITEAELARGKGMSKGSFVLGLEDTGSRMSRLAKGELLYGNLMPVDELLARVDAVSLADVNELAAELLARPMSLAVVGPFDEGAFTR, from the coding sequence GTGAGTTCGTCTTCCCCCGCGCCGGGACGGGCGGTCACCCGCACCCTCAGCGACGACCCACTCGGCGGCACCGTCCGGCGTACCGTGCTGCCCAGCGGGCTGCGCGTGCTCACCGAGGCGATCCCGGCGATGCGCAGCGTCTCGTTCGGCATCTGGGTGGCGGTCGGCTCACGGGACGAGACCGGCCCGCAGGCCGGCGCCGCGCACTTCCTGGAGCACCTGCTCTTCAAGGGCACCCGCAAGCGCACCGCGCTGGAGATCTCGTCCGAGATCGAGGCGGTGGGCGGCGAGACCAACGCCTTCACCACGAAGGAATACACCTGCTACTACGCCCGCGTGCTGGACGAGGACCTGCCGCTGGCCATCGACGTGATGTGCGACGCGGTGGCCGACTCGGTGCTGGCCGAGCCGGACGTGGAGACCGAACGCGGGGTCATCCTCGAAGAGATCGCCATGCACGACGACGAGCCCGGCGACGAGGTGCACGACCTGTTCGCCCGCGCGATCTACGGCGATCACCCGCTCGGCCGGCTCATCTCCGGCACCGAGGAGACGGTCACCCCGATGACCCGCCGGCAGATCCAGGGCTTCTACCGCAAGCGGTACGTCCCGCCGCAGATCGTGATCGCCGCCGCCGGGAACCTCGACCACGCCGCCGTGGTCAAGCTGGTCCGGCAGGCGCTGCGCGACACGCCGCTGGACACCGACCCGGCCGCGCCGGCGACGCACCGGTCGACCTCCCCGGCGGTACGCACGAAGCCGGCCACCACGCTCGTCGAGCCGAAGGAGACCGAGCAGGCCCACGTCATCCTGGGCTGCCCCGCCATCGACCGCACCGACGACCGGCGGTTCGCGCTCGGCGTGCTCAACAACGTGCTCGGCGGCGGCATGTCCAGCCGGCTGTTCCAGGAGATCCGGGAGCAGCGCGGCCTCGCGTACTCGGTCTACTCCTACGCCAGCCAGTACGCCGACAGCGGCGTCTTCGCCGTCTACGCCGGCTGCGCGCCCGGCAAGGTGGACGAGGTGCTCGACCTGACCCGGGCCGAGCTGGCCCGGGTGGCCGCCGAGGGCATCACCGAGGCGGAACTGGCCCGGGGCAAGGGGATGAGCAAGGGCTCGTTCGTGCTCGGGCTGGAGGACACCGGCTCCCGGATGAGCCGGCTGGCCAAGGGCGAGCTGCTCTACGGCAACCTGATGCCGGTGGACGAACTGCTGGCCCGGGTGGACGCGGTCAGCCTGGCCGACGTGAACGAGCTCGCCGCCGAGCTGCTCGCCCGGCCGATGTCGCTGGCCGTGGTCGGCCCGTTCGACGAGGGCGCCTTCACGCGCTGA